The segment ACGACCAATACAAACGCTCGGCTCTAGCGCGTTCAGTCAGGCTCAGATAACCGAATCCAAACAGATTCACGGCTTCGTCTTTGAACTGAGTGGCATCGTGATACATCTCTAAGAAATTATCAGAGTTGATCGACGTATAAGTTTCGTAGAGATTTTGCACGATCACATGCTCATTCTCCTTGGCAGGTTCTGGAATCTCAGACGAGACATCGCTCGTTCCCAGAATGTTGAAGACTAAAACGGATTGATGCGATGCGATCGCTCTGCCACTTTCGCTAATCAAAGTCGGAACGGGAAGATTCGCGATCGTACAAGCATCTTTCACGGCCGCCACGACATCATTGGCATAGTTTTGAGTCGTGTAATTTTTGGATGCATGGAAATTCGTTTGCGACCCGTCATAGTCCACACCCAATCCACCCCCAACATCCATGTATTGCATGTTGGCTCCCAGTTTGCAGAGTTCCACATAAATTTGACTCGCTTCTCGCATCGCTTCTTTCAAGACGCTAATCGCTGAGATTTGAGAGCCAATGTGAAAATGCAGCAGTTGCAGGCAGCCAAGCATATCGGCTTCTTTTAACCGATTGACGGCATGAATAATTTCAGGAATGGTTAAGCCAAACTTAGCGCGATCACCTGCCGAAGTGCCCCAACGCCCAATCCCTTTGGCATTCAACTTGGCACGCACGCCCAAAATCGGTTCGACTCCAAGTTTTTTGCTCGCTTCGATCGCAAATTCAACTTCTTCGACTTGTTCAAGCACAATGATTGGCGTTTGTCCCAATCGTCGCGCCAACATTGCGGTTTCAATGTATTCGCGATCTTTATAGCCATTGCAAATGAGCAGCGCTCCCGGCGTTTTGAGCGATGCTAATGCAATCATCAGTTCAGGCTTTGATCCAGCTTCTAATCCAAACTGATGCGGTTGTCCGAATCGCACCAGATCTTCGACCAAATGGCGTTGTTGATTGCATTTCACAGGAAACACGCCCCGGTAGACACCGGGATAGCTGTATCGTGCGATCGCTTTCGCAAATGCCGAATTAATCCGCT is part of the Leptolyngbya boryana PCC 6306 genome and harbors:
- the speA gene encoding biosynthetic arginine decarboxylase, coding for MGERAATAKPENLQPEEKLEASSNHSKGKPNGKSNGKSRPVEPPQPKKQWTIEDSEELYRIQGWGDPYFSINAAGHVTVSPKGNRGGSLDLFDLVNALKQRNLGLPLLIRFSDILEDRIERINSAFAKAIARYSYPGVYRGVFPVKCNQQRHLVEDLVRFGQPHQFGLEAGSKPELMIALASLKTPGALLICNGYKDREYIETAMLARRLGQTPIIVLEQVEEVEFAIEASKKLGVEPILGVRAKLNAKGIGRWGTSAGDRAKFGLTIPEIIHAVNRLKEADMLGCLQLLHFHIGSQISAISVLKEAMREASQIYVELCKLGANMQYMDVGGGLGVDYDGSQTNFHASKNYTTQNYANDVVAAVKDACTIANLPVPTLISESGRAIASHQSVLVFNILGTSDVSSEIPEPAKENEHVIVQNLYETYTSINSDNFLEMYHDATQFKDEAVNLFGFGYLSLTERARAERLYWSCCHKIVTFSRQLDYIPDDLADLEQIMASMYYMNLSVFQSAPDSWAIDQLFPIMPIHRLNEEPTRRVTLADLTCDSDGKIDQFIDLRDVKPVLELHTLKPGEPYYLGMFLNGAYQEIMGNLHNLFGDTNTVHIQLTPKGYQIQHVVRGDTMKEVLGYVQYDPEDMIESIRLQTELALADNRITLQESQLLLQNYERSLSGYTYLVS